In a genomic window of Lycium ferocissimum isolate CSIRO_LF1 chromosome 9, AGI_CSIRO_Lferr_CH_V1, whole genome shotgun sequence:
- the LOC132031257 gene encoding PRA1 family protein H, which produces MAFSANPLSLSVPEPVFESWLRDTGYLEILDQRTTDLHRHSSNTASVNATATSSSDGAGVTNSAASSAVSISNGVFVLIFTRIGTLLSLFTLNPFAKLRSDDFSGDTPSWTGGLVGSLDSYSFPSSNSQARLRVHENVKRYARNYASLFVLFFACSLYQKLLALVGLISCLALWDVLKLCGDRWGLEQRPVIKQSLIRIAQCATAVILFCTNVQMALISAIAVSYAVMILHASFRKLTPSKQSTSKDGNRRILRNG; this is translated from the exons ATGGCATTCTCAGCCAACCCGTTATCTCTAAGTGTACCCGAACCCGTATTCGAATCCTGGCTCCGAGATACAGGTTACCTTGAAATTCTCGATCAACGCACCACCGATCTCCACCGTCACTCCTCCAACACAGCCTCCGTCAACGCCACTGCCACGTCATCCTCCGACGGTGCTGGTGTAACTAACTCTGCTGCCAGCTCAGCAGTTTCAATTTCGAATGGAGTATTTGTTCTGATTTTTACGCGTATTGGAACGTTGTTGTCGCTTTTTACGCTTAATCCGTTTGCCAAACTCAG GTCTGATGATTTTTCTGGTGATACTCCATCGTGGACGGGAGGATTGGTCGGGTCGTTGGATTCATATTCGTTTCCTTCGTCGAATTCTCAGGCGAGGCTTAGAGTTCATGAGAATGTGAAACGCTATGCGCGAAATTATGCGTCTCTGTTCGTGCTCTTCTTTGCTTGCTCTCT GTACCAAAAGCTGCTTGCCCTTGTAGGGTTGATATCATGTTTGGCACTTTGGGATGTGTTAAAGTTATGTGGAGACCGTTGGGGATTAGAGCAGCGTCCAGTTATCAAACAAAGCTTGATTCGCATTGCTCAGTGTG CAACTGCAGTTATTCTATTCTGTACCAACGTTCAAATGGCTCTCATCTCAGCTATTGCGGTCAGTTATGCAG TGATGATTCTGCATGCCTCATTTAGGAAGCTGACCCCCTCGAAACAGTCAACTTCAAAAGATGGAAACAGGAGGATTCTTAGAAATGGATGA